In Spirochaeta thermophila DSM 6578, the following proteins share a genomic window:
- a CDS encoding flagellar assembly protein A, with protein MTTQKLTVTGKAQITIDEQRLRVSLVFTKGEDGDPLWNVATLKEVLEQHGLEGKVPEQRLREALRRIAQSNDHIVTLTLLEGIPPEKPVPETVTWAKDLSVPSEMEKDIEKVLAKAPPPEIYRELQETVKEEKEVLKKAALPFLPPKKEKITVTHKKTRREKVYVDPTVRSTFYVEEGKKLGVVSPAVPGLPGQDIFGEEIPPTVLADPSFYPGEGIRRERNELIALTTGILRVGRNWADIIPFRPHRWEVELSPDKASCFLSLYPGTEDAQFPDVSLIIQKAVSLGYPEERLLSPEEIQEMIRLAIVRRSPLERVPISEDRDASFSIDISEDKLLATLTIRKGTGKGKPLNLKEVGKAIKESGLKPLDYKKIGEDILAFYHSPELELKDYVLVKGTPPQKGADRTLEPSVHYLPDEEAKAIKEKTAAVVEAYKGIPSIVEFSLQEVEKLAYVEKDQPIFLISPATPGQPGTDVFGNQIPGLPGDTPPLVIHENIEEKGNLLIATIQGIMEQGEKDGVLHLRVRPHRDARILVETSPDDMEAYLTLEEGVGTGRKLTFEDILKAIREEGVVKGVDEGLVKEALQRAQEEGEVRRVVVARGKEPVAGGQRRIEFLVPLPSGKPFKEGPSGQVNFKEQDRYTVVDEGQPIARIFPPAQLPEEGWDLRGRVRKPLQTRPSEITTGEGVREEPQEDGTTLLLSTQRGVLSYVGGRIDILSRQVIKGDVDLSTGNLRLTGDITVKGSVRSGFYVITTGSILVEEGVEAALLSAGKSVIIKQGIKGGGKAVVRAKEDISARFAEHTRLLAVGDIHLGTACYRSLVKCNGRLLVGPEKGVLLGGKVKSRLGVEVGTLGSEKGLRTEVSFGQDYLIEDQIEIEEQEITKLKQQIVQLDNEIQRLARNGNPGKRQELHARKFRLLKVMEKRSFRLFTLRERFEQHFDSSIIVHGTIHPGVVIESHGRIHEIRSPQKAVRITFDPQSGRIEIKPLASS; from the coding sequence ATGACCACACAGAAGCTGACCGTCACAGGCAAGGCGCAGATCACGATAGACGAACAGAGACTCAGGGTCTCTCTCGTCTTCACCAAGGGGGAAGACGGGGATCCCCTCTGGAACGTCGCAACCCTCAAAGAAGTCCTCGAACAGCACGGACTCGAGGGAAAGGTACCCGAACAACGCCTCCGGGAGGCCCTCAGGAGAATCGCCCAGAGCAACGATCACATCGTCACACTCACCCTCCTGGAAGGCATCCCTCCGGAAAAACCCGTGCCCGAGACCGTCACCTGGGCGAAAGATCTTTCCGTCCCCTCCGAGATGGAGAAAGACATCGAAAAGGTCCTCGCCAAGGCACCCCCTCCCGAGATCTACAGGGAACTGCAGGAGACGGTAAAAGAAGAAAAGGAAGTCCTGAAAAAGGCGGCACTCCCCTTCCTGCCCCCCAAAAAGGAGAAGATCACCGTCACGCACAAGAAGACGAGGAGGGAAAAGGTCTATGTGGACCCCACCGTGCGCTCTACCTTCTACGTGGAAGAGGGGAAGAAACTGGGGGTCGTATCTCCCGCGGTCCCGGGCCTCCCGGGACAGGACATCTTCGGAGAGGAGATCCCGCCCACAGTACTCGCCGATCCCTCGTTCTATCCCGGTGAAGGCATCCGGAGGGAGAGGAACGAACTGATCGCCCTCACCACGGGGATACTCCGGGTGGGGAGGAACTGGGCGGACATCATCCCCTTCCGGCCCCACAGGTGGGAGGTGGAACTGTCTCCGGACAAGGCCTCCTGTTTCCTCTCCCTTTACCCCGGCACCGAAGACGCTCAGTTTCCCGATGTCTCACTCATCATCCAGAAAGCCGTGTCCCTGGGGTATCCCGAGGAGCGCCTCCTCTCCCCGGAGGAGATCCAGGAAATGATCCGCCTCGCGATCGTTCGCAGGTCGCCGCTGGAACGGGTCCCCATCTCCGAAGACCGGGATGCCTCCTTCTCCATAGACATATCGGAGGACAAGCTCCTCGCCACCCTCACCATACGGAAAGGTACGGGAAAGGGGAAACCTCTCAACCTCAAGGAGGTGGGGAAGGCCATCAAGGAGAGCGGACTCAAACCCCTCGATTACAAAAAGATAGGAGAAGATATCCTCGCCTTCTACCACAGCCCTGAGCTCGAGCTCAAGGACTACGTCCTGGTGAAGGGAACTCCCCCCCAGAAGGGGGCGGACCGCACCCTCGAACCCTCGGTGCACTACCTCCCCGATGAGGAAGCGAAGGCGATCAAGGAGAAGACCGCCGCCGTGGTCGAGGCATACAAGGGCATCCCTTCCATCGTGGAGTTCTCCCTCCAGGAGGTGGAAAAGCTGGCCTATGTGGAAAAGGACCAGCCCATCTTCCTCATCAGCCCCGCAACCCCGGGACAACCCGGAACCGACGTCTTCGGGAACCAGATACCGGGACTCCCGGGAGACACCCCTCCCCTCGTGATCCACGAGAACATCGAAGAAAAGGGCAACCTCCTCATCGCCACCATCCAGGGGATCATGGAACAGGGGGAAAAGGACGGAGTCCTCCACCTCAGGGTCCGCCCCCATCGCGACGCCCGCATCCTGGTGGAGACGAGCCCGGACGACATGGAGGCCTACCTCACCCTGGAAGAGGGAGTGGGCACGGGGCGAAAGCTCACCTTCGAGGACATCCTGAAGGCGATCCGTGAAGAAGGGGTGGTAAAGGGAGTGGACGAAGGTCTCGTGAAGGAGGCCCTGCAGCGCGCTCAGGAAGAGGGGGAGGTGAGAAGGGTGGTCGTCGCACGGGGGAAGGAACCGGTGGCAGGAGGACAGAGGAGGATAGAGTTCCTCGTCCCCCTCCCGTCGGGGAAGCCGTTCAAGGAAGGCCCCTCGGGGCAGGTCAACTTCAAGGAGCAGGACCGCTACACCGTGGTGGACGAGGGGCAGCCCATCGCGAGGATCTTTCCCCCGGCCCAGCTCCCGGAAGAGGGATGGGACCTGAGGGGGAGAGTCCGCAAGCCACTGCAAACCAGACCGTCCGAGATCACGACAGGGGAGGGAGTGAGGGAAGAACCCCAGGAAGACGGCACCACGCTCCTCCTCTCCACTCAACGCGGGGTGCTCTCGTATGTGGGGGGCAGGATCGACATCCTCTCGCGTCAGGTGATAAAAGGCGATGTCGACCTCTCCACCGGAAATCTGCGGCTCACCGGCGACATCACGGTCAAGGGATCCGTGAGGAGTGGGTTCTATGTGATCACCACCGGATCGATCCTGGTGGAAGAGGGCGTGGAAGCGGCCCTTCTCTCGGCAGGGAAAAGCGTGATCATCAAACAGGGCATAAAGGGGGGAGGCAAGGCGGTGGTGAGGGCCAAGGAGGACATAAGCGCCCGGTTCGCAGAACACACCCGTCTCCTCGCCGTAGGCGACATCCACCTCGGCACGGCCTGCTACAGGAGTCTGGTGAAATGCAACGGCAGACTCCTGGTGGGACCCGAGAAGGGAGTCCTCCTGGGAGGGAAGGTGAAGAGCAGGCTGGGGGTGGAGGTGGGAACCCTCGGCTCCGAGAAAGGCCTGCGTACAGAGGTTTCCTTCGGACAGGACTACCTCATCGAAGACCAGATCGAGATAGAGGAGCAGGAGATCACCAAGCTCAAGCAACAGATCGTACAGCTCGACAATGAGATACAACGACTCGCCCGAAACGGTAATCCGGGGAAACGCCAGGAACTCCACGCACGCAAATTCCGACTCCTCAAAGTCATGGAGAAACGTTCCTTCCGCCTTTTCACGCTCAGGGAACGGTTCGAGCAGCACTTCGACTCCTCCATCATCGTCCATGGCACCATTCACCCCGGCGTGGTGATAGAATCGCACGGAAGGATTCACGAAATCAGGAGTCCCCAGAAAGCCGTCCGTATCACCTTCGACCCTCAATCGGGCCGTATTGAAATCAAACCCCTTGCCTCTTCATAA